Genomic DNA from Telopea speciosissima isolate NSW1024214 ecotype Mountain lineage chromosome 2, Tspe_v1, whole genome shotgun sequence:
GCATAGGGGAGTGCACCGGTAAAGTATGTTGGAACCATTTCCCAGAGAGTGCTAGTATACTCTCCTCTGGCTCAGAAAAACTTTTTCCATAATATTTATCCTCTTAATTTTGTAGGTTTCCTTCCGTCCCGTCCTATCCTTTGACGATCCCAAATGACCGAGTTGGGATCACCTCGTCATATGTGGAGTGTAATTAGTCTTCAAGTATAATTTTATGGTAACACGTGTCCTTCTTCCATAAATGCCCCTCTGAATTGAGATCGCATTCgtgaaaaagaacaaaaaaaaaaccatgtatGTGAAAAGTCATTACATTCCATAAAGAGGGAATTGATCCACTCTATGCCCTCCCTATAAATTAGGGATCTAAGATAGGTGGAAaaatacataattttttttttaagtatcaGTTTCTAGAAAAGTCAGAGAGGGCGGGCCTAGGTGCAATAGtaaagattgctccattgtgatcaagtggccacgggttcaagtctggaaacaacaTTTTTGTGAGCGTAAGGTTGTTTACATTATGATCCTTCCCATACCCCTCAGTGGCatgagcctcgtgcactaggtatgccctTTTAGTCTCTATAAAAGCCAGAAGAAGATAGTTCTATTGCGACATCGCACAAAATGATTGGCGCACCTcatggaaaggcggaaatccaGGAGGGTGTGGCGGTCTTCATGCAGTCCTATTTCTAGGCGCAAGAGCTTCACACTACACGTGACCAGGTAGGGATCAAAGGCGTTATCTGACGTTGCTCATGATGCCCAATGAGAGGGCGTAGAAAAccccaccaagtagagatcttttttcatatatatatatatatatatagagagagagagagagagggggggggggttaacaGTTATGTTGTGTTGCATAGGCTTACCAAAGCATCACACCTGAAGACACACAAAGTTTCACCATTGGCCATAGATCAGAAAATGCATGCATGGAGAATCCTTTCCATGTTAGAGGACAACCTCCACAAAAAACATACATCAACAGCCCAATTATAGGAATTACGCTTGCAATATCCATGGCCAGCATCACACCTGCAACTCCCAATTTCATATTCTCCACCAGAATCCAACAACCAATTACTTGAAGTATGAGAGTCACAACCCCCGACCATGTCACCACCATGTTCTTACCATGTGTTTGAAGATACATCCGAAGTGTGTAACGGAAGACATGAGATACCATTATAGGTATATACCACACTGCTATTATGTTTGCCATACCTGATACCTTATCACTTTGCCCAAGCAACTTCAGAACTGGAGCGCTAAAGATAAAGAGAGGGAGAAGTAGAATGCAAAAGAAGAACTCAATCAACCAAAACCTCTGCAAATATATCCCCAACATGTGATATTGTTTTGCTCCATATGCTTGCCCACATAGAGTTCCTAGTCCATTAGACATGCCCGTCTGTattaaattaaagaaataaatataaAGTGAAGTTAATTTTACAATATAAAATACTTAtggaagaaagttctctgtgAAAGATTGTACTACCGcccatgcctagacacagaagGGGTCTAAATGACTAACCTATCCCCATGATGTCATAGAATCTATAGAAACAGACACAACTAGTTGTGGCATATTGGAAAGATGATGTAGTAATTCTGACTAttggatatttaaaaaaatgtagAATTTCATACTCGTTTACTGCaaaggatattttttttttttttttttcctataatgACTAACAAGCACTACATGATAAGAAATTTTGAAGGAAAGACAATaaatggagagaagaaagaatgaaagaTACCATTACTCCAATGGAGAAGCGAACGAGGACATGATAAACGATGGAGAGACCAGCCAATTCGGTGTCTCCGATGTGGCCAATGAAGGCTTGAGCTATGATGAAGGTACCATACATAGATAGTCGAGTTAAGATGGCAGGTCCAGCAACTATCCATAGCTGCTTTGATTCTATCCATAACCTACTATATAACtgattttgctcttcttctgcAGCTGAGCAAGGAAGTAGCTTAACCTTGGCCTCATTGCCCATGACTTAACTCGTTACGACTAAAAGTATCTTAGAGATGAATGATTGTCTACGTTTATTTATTAGCCAACTGAAGCCCAATTTATAAAGAAGCGAGCCTCTCCTCCTTTTGTCTATTTCTCGACTCACCTTCCCTGCGCTTTCCCTCCTTACCTTTCTGACAGTTACAGACAAGGGCACAACAAATTAAGTCTCATCGCTCCTTCCTCTTAagttc
This window encodes:
- the LOC122649987 gene encoding protein DETOXIFICATION 20-like, translating into MGNEAKVKLLPCSAAEEEQNQLYSRLWIESKQLWIVAGPAILTRLSMYGTFIIAQAFIGHIGDTELAGLSIVYHVLVRFSIGVMTGMSNGLGTLCGQAYGAKQYHMLGIYLQRFWLIEFFFCILLLPLFIFSAPVLKLLGQSDKVSGMANIIAVWYIPIMVSHVFRYTLRMYLQTHGKNMVVTWSGVVTLILQVIGCWILVENMKLGVAGVMLAMDIASVIPIIGLLMYVFCGGCPLTWKGFSMHAFSDLWPMVKLCVSSGVMLCLEMWYNSVLILITGNTKDAVVSIDALSICLNINGWAMVLSFGFLAAASVRVSNELGRGSAKEAKFAIIVVVSTAVVIGIVLLGLVLAFKDKISYIFSNSVEVANAFEDLSIPLAFSLLLNSIQPVLSGVAVGAGWQSKVVYINLICYYFVGLPIGVFLDYIGNLGVKGVWMGMIGGTLAQTLVLLYFTYKTDWDMQVSIAKTRVNKLAIPPPDELDNTNASGNN